In Aeromicrobium marinum DSM 15272, one genomic interval encodes:
- the serB gene encoding phosphoserine phosphatase SerB: MTTHVPVARLTAPTVLVTLIGPDASGVSTRLFTELGGFDLEVIDVEQLVVRGRLILSVLVTEPADLVGLEAAVRRAGADLGLDVSVERGSGDNRPRRVGRAQVVVLGHPLRPDAMAAVTAQIRTDGGNIDRIVRMARYPVTAIRMEVSGADPDVLQMTLATVAHERGVDISVQENGILRHAQRLVVMDVDSTLIQGEVIEMIAAHAGCEEEVAAVTESAMRGELDFAESLHQRVALLRGVDATALDDVYASLQYAPGARTMIRTLKRLGYRFALVSGGFTPIIERIAAELGIDYYAANDLEVQDGRLTGRVLGRVVDRAGKAEALREFAAAARIPVKNTVAIGDGANDLDMLAAAGLGIAFNAKPLVRDQARTSVNVPYLDTIIYLLGVTREEVEAADEADEADRSE; the protein is encoded by the coding sequence ATGACCACCCACGTGCCGGTCGCCCGGCTCACCGCGCCGACCGTCCTCGTGACGCTGATCGGCCCCGACGCCAGCGGCGTCTCGACCCGCCTGTTCACCGAGCTGGGGGGCTTCGACCTCGAGGTGATCGACGTCGAGCAGCTGGTCGTGCGGGGACGACTGATCCTCAGCGTCCTGGTGACCGAGCCGGCCGACCTGGTCGGACTCGAGGCCGCGGTCCGCCGGGCCGGAGCCGATCTGGGCCTGGACGTCTCGGTCGAGCGCGGCAGCGGCGACAACCGGCCCCGTCGTGTCGGCCGCGCCCAGGTGGTGGTGCTCGGTCATCCCCTCCGGCCCGACGCGATGGCGGCGGTCACGGCGCAGATCCGGACCGACGGCGGCAACATCGACCGGATCGTCCGCATGGCGAGGTACCCCGTGACGGCCATCCGCATGGAGGTGTCCGGCGCCGACCCCGACGTCCTGCAGATGACCCTCGCGACCGTCGCGCACGAGCGAGGTGTCGACATCTCCGTGCAGGAGAACGGCATCCTGCGACACGCGCAGCGCCTCGTGGTGATGGATGTCGACTCGACCCTGATCCAGGGCGAGGTGATCGAGATGATCGCCGCCCACGCCGGGTGCGAGGAGGAGGTCGCGGCCGTCACCGAGTCGGCGATGCGCGGCGAGCTGGACTTCGCCGAGTCGCTGCACCAGCGGGTGGCCCTGCTGCGCGGTGTCGACGCGACCGCACTCGACGACGTCTACGCGTCGCTGCAGTACGCGCCGGGTGCCCGCACCATGATCCGCACCCTCAAACGGCTCGGCTACCGGTTCGCCCTGGTCAGCGGGGGGTTCACCCCGATCATCGAGCGGATCGCCGCCGAGCTGGGCATCGACTACTACGCCGCCAACGACCTCGAGGTGCAGGACGGGCGCCTGACCGGCCGGGTGCTCGGGCGGGTCGTCGACCGGGCCGGCAAGGCCGAGGCGTTGCGTGAGTTCGCCGCTGCCGCGCGGATCCCCGTCAAGAACACCGTCGCCATCGGGGACGGGGCCAACGACCTGGACATGCTGGCCGCCGCGGGGCTCGGCATCGCGTTCAACGCCAAGCCGCTGGTGCGCGACCAGGCCCGCACGTCGGTCAACGTGCCCTACCTCGACACGATCATCTACCTGCTCGGGGTGACCCGCGAGGAGGTCGAGGCCGCGGATGAGGCGGATGAGGCGGACCGCAGCGAGTGA
- a CDS encoding dodecin translates to MSNRTYRVTEIVGTSPVGVTEAIENGIQRAGQTLRHLDWFEVEGIRGQITDTSVSHYQVTMKLGFRLEDDE, encoded by the coding sequence ATGAGCAACCGCACCTACCGCGTGACCGAGATCGTCGGCACCTCACCCGTCGGCGTCACCGAGGCGATCGAGAACGGCATCCAACGGGCCGGCCAGACCCTGAGGCACCTGGACTGGTTCGAGGTCGAGGGGATCCGTGGGCAGATCACCGACACCTCGGTGTCGCACTACCAGGTCACCATGAAGCTGGGCTTCCGCCTCGAGGACGACGAGTAG
- a CDS encoding DUF3099 domain-containing protein — protein MKPTPVRREQVALITNAPEPASAEQGSREKRYAISMAIRTICFVGAVVTEGWLRWTLVVGAVVLPYVSVVLANAGVRRTTGKGDSFVPMEATPIEAPAPRDAL, from the coding sequence GTGAAGCCCACCCCGGTGAGACGCGAACAGGTTGCCCTGATCACCAACGCCCCGGAGCCGGCCAGCGCCGAGCAGGGGTCGAGGGAGAAGCGCTATGCCATCTCGATGGCGATCCGCACGATCTGCTTCGTCGGCGCGGTCGTGACCGAGGGATGGCTGCGCTGGACGCTGGTCGTCGGCGCCGTGGTCCTGCCCTACGTGTCGGTCGTGCTCGCCAACGCGGGCGTGCGCCGCACCACCGGCAAGGGCGACTCGTTCGTGCCGATGGAGGCCACCCCGATCGAGGCACCGGCGCCACGCGACGCCCTGTGA
- the moaA gene encoding GTP 3',8-cyclase MoaA yields MHLVDLHGRVATDLRVSLTDRCNLRCQYCMPAEGLDWMPTEETLTDDELNRLIAIAVERLGVTDVRFTGGEPLLRRSLPSIIAATAALPSRPRTAITSNGLGLKHTARALADAGLNRVNISLDTIDAAIFEQITRRNRLHDVMAGLEAAREAGLSPVKVNAVLLRDVNDHGAADLLRWCMENDYALRFIEQMPLDAQHGWSRAAMVTADETLAMLSKEFDLQPLDGRGSAPAELFSVDGGPHSVGIIGSVTRPFCGDCNRVRLTADGQVRNCLFARDESDLRAAMRGGADDEQLAQAWITAMAGKLPGHGIDDPSFLQPTRPMSAIGG; encoded by the coding sequence ATGCACCTGGTCGACCTGCACGGACGCGTCGCGACGGACCTTCGCGTCTCCCTCACCGACCGCTGCAACCTGCGGTGTCAGTACTGCATGCCCGCGGAGGGTCTGGACTGGATGCCGACCGAGGAGACGCTCACCGACGACGAGCTGAACCGCCTCATCGCCATCGCCGTGGAGCGCCTGGGCGTCACCGACGTGCGGTTCACCGGCGGAGAGCCCCTGCTGCGCCGCAGCCTGCCGTCGATCATCGCGGCGACGGCCGCTCTGCCCTCCCGACCGCGGACGGCCATCACGTCCAACGGCCTCGGACTCAAGCACACCGCCCGTGCGCTCGCCGACGCCGGCCTCAACCGCGTCAACATCAGCCTCGACACGATCGACGCGGCCATCTTCGAACAGATCACCCGCCGCAACCGTCTGCACGACGTCATGGCCGGTCTGGAGGCCGCTCGCGAGGCGGGCCTGTCGCCGGTCAAGGTCAACGCCGTGCTGCTGCGTGACGTCAACGACCACGGCGCTGCCGACCTGCTGCGCTGGTGCATGGAGAACGACTACGCGCTGCGGTTCATCGAGCAGATGCCGCTGGACGCCCAGCACGGCTGGAGCCGGGCGGCGATGGTCACCGCCGACGAGACCCTGGCGATGCTGTCGAAGGAGTTCGACCTCCAGCCCCTGGACGGTCGGGGCTCGGCACCGGCCGAGCTGTTCTCGGTCGACGGTGGCCCGCACTCCGTGGGCATCATCGGATCGGTCACGCGTCCGTTCTGCGGCGACTGCAACCGGGTCCGGCTCACCGCCGACGGCCAGGTCCGCAACTGCCTGTTCGCGCGGGACGAGTCCGACCTGCGGGCCGCGATGCGCGGAGGCGCCGACGACGAGCAGCTCGCGCAGGCCTGGATCACCGCGATGGCGGGCAAGCTTCCCGGTCACGGGATCGACGACCCCAGCTTCCTGCAGCCGACCCGACCGATGTCGGCCATCGGCGGTTGA
- a CDS encoding SURF1 family protein, which translates to MYRFLLSARWLGFAVFVIALAGVSIQLGFWQFGKMDDREARTAAIQEYFAADPVPLDQVAPAGTGVSRADEWRRVTVEGTYDPIHEITVKFVSRDGRPGVDVVTPLLLDDGTAVLVNRGFMVTQRTNTRPDDVPPAVSGTVRATGWLRVDNGAGPSATSVDDGQVRAISSTGLADHVPYELRSGYLNLQEQSPEQVGLEAEPQPDLGSGPHFFYGLQWWFFALLALVGYFWFARIEKRDGRPDLEQVEAERDQASATRSA; encoded by the coding sequence GTGTACCGGTTCCTCCTGAGCGCCCGTTGGCTCGGTTTCGCGGTCTTCGTCATCGCCCTCGCTGGCGTCAGCATCCAGCTCGGGTTCTGGCAGTTCGGCAAGATGGACGACCGGGAGGCACGCACGGCAGCGATCCAGGAGTACTTCGCCGCCGATCCGGTCCCCCTCGACCAGGTCGCGCCCGCCGGCACGGGCGTGTCGCGCGCCGACGAGTGGCGACGCGTGACCGTGGAGGGCACCTACGACCCGATCCACGAGATCACGGTCAAGTTCGTCAGCCGGGACGGGCGTCCGGGTGTGGACGTGGTCACACCCCTGCTCCTCGACGACGGCACGGCCGTGCTCGTGAACCGCGGCTTCATGGTCACCCAGCGGACCAACACCCGCCCCGACGACGTGCCGCCGGCCGTGTCGGGGACCGTCAGGGCCACCGGATGGTTGCGGGTCGACAACGGGGCCGGGCCCAGCGCGACCAGCGTGGACGACGGGCAGGTCCGCGCGATCAGCTCGACCGGCCTGGCCGACCACGTCCCGTACGAGCTGCGCAGCGGGTACCTCAACCTGCAGGAGCAGTCACCGGAGCAGGTCGGCCTCGAGGCCGAGCCGCAGCCTGATCTCGGCTCCGGGCCGCACTTCTTCTACGGGCTCCAGTGGTGGTTCTTCGCCCTGCTGGCGCTCGTCGGCTACTTCTGGTTCGCGAGGATCGAGAAGCGCGACGGCCGGCCCGACCTCGAGCAGGTCGAGGCGGAGCGGGATCAGGCCAGCGCGACCAGATCCGCGTAG
- a CDS encoding ABC-F family ATP-binding cassette domain-containing protein codes for MLTVSNVELRFGARVLMSDVSFRVDKGDKVGLVGRNGAGKTTLTRMLSGDGQPAAGSITSSGKIGYLPQDPKSGDLATTARDRILGARGLDEALTAMRKAEIDMGSPDPATAEKAMKAYTRADAAFSAGGGYAAESEATTIAVSLGLPDRVMDQPLSTLSGGQRRRIELARILFSDADTLLLDEPTNHLDADSVVWLRGFLKAFSGGIVIISHDVELIEETVNKVLYLDANRATIDIYNMGWKSYLKQREADEHRRKRERALAEKKADHLVTQANKFRAKASKAATAQQMLRRAEQLMSGLEGERANDKVAHIKFPKPAPCGKTPLMAEGLSKSYGSLEIFTDVDLAIDKGSRVVILGLNGAGKTTLLRMLAGALTPDTGEIQPGHGLKIGYFAQEHETLDTSRTVLENMQMSAPQLTDTEARSVLGSFLFSGDDTAKPAGVLSGGEKTRLALASLIVSSANVLLLDEPTNNLDPASREEVLRAIRTYEGAIVLVSHDEGAVLALEPDRVLLLPDGDEDLWSDTYADLVALA; via the coding sequence ATGCTCACCGTCAGCAACGTCGAACTGCGCTTCGGCGCCCGTGTCCTCATGTCGGACGTCTCGTTCCGGGTCGACAAGGGCGACAAGGTGGGTCTGGTCGGCCGCAACGGCGCCGGCAAGACCACCCTGACCCGCATGCTGTCCGGCGACGGCCAGCCCGCGGCGGGCAGCATCACCTCCTCGGGCAAGATCGGCTACCTGCCGCAGGACCCCAAGAGCGGCGACCTCGCCACCACCGCGCGCGACCGGATCCTGGGTGCACGCGGGCTCGACGAGGCGCTCACGGCGATGCGCAAGGCCGAGATCGACATGGGCTCCCCGGACCCGGCGACCGCAGAGAAGGCCATGAAGGCCTACACCCGGGCCGACGCGGCCTTCTCCGCCGGAGGTGGGTACGCGGCCGAGTCCGAGGCCACCACCATCGCGGTGAGCCTGGGCCTCCCCGACCGGGTGATGGACCAGCCGCTGTCGACCCTGTCCGGCGGTCAGCGCCGCCGGATCGAGCTGGCGCGGATCCTGTTCTCCGACGCCGACACGCTGCTGCTCGACGAGCCCACCAACCACCTCGACGCCGACTCCGTCGTGTGGCTGAGGGGATTCCTCAAGGCGTTCTCCGGCGGCATCGTGATCATCAGCCACGACGTGGAGCTGATCGAGGAGACCGTCAACAAGGTCCTCTACCTCGACGCCAACCGCGCCACGATCGACATCTACAACATGGGCTGGAAGTCGTACCTCAAGCAGCGCGAGGCCGACGAGCACCGGCGCAAGCGCGAGCGTGCCCTGGCCGAGAAGAAGGCCGACCACCTGGTGACCCAGGCCAACAAGTTCCGCGCGAAGGCGTCCAAGGCCGCCACGGCCCAGCAGATGCTGCGTCGGGCCGAGCAGCTGATGTCCGGGCTCGAGGGCGAGCGCGCGAACGACAAGGTCGCGCACATCAAGTTCCCGAAGCCCGCGCCCTGCGGCAAGACCCCGCTCATGGCCGAGGGACTCAGCAAGTCCTACGGCTCGTTGGAGATCTTCACCGACGTCGACCTGGCGATCGACAAGGGCAGCCGCGTCGTGATCCTGGGGCTCAACGGCGCCGGCAAGACCACGCTGCTGCGCATGCTGGCCGGTGCGCTCACCCCCGACACGGGCGAGATCCAGCCCGGTCACGGCCTCAAGATCGGCTACTTCGCGCAGGAGCACGAGACGCTCGACACCTCACGCACCGTGCTGGAGAACATGCAGATGTCGGCTCCCCAGCTGACCGACACCGAGGCGCGCAGCGTGCTGGGCTCCTTCCTGTTCAGCGGCGACGACACCGCCAAGCCGGCCGGCGTCCTCTCCGGTGGCGAGAAGACCCGCCTGGCCCTGGCGAGCCTGATCGTCTCCAGCGCCAACGTGCTGCTGCTCGACGAGCCCACCAACAACCTCGACCCTGCCTCCCGCGAGGAGGTGCTGCGGGCCATCCGCACCTACGAGGGCGCGATCGTGCTGGTGTCGCACGACGAGGGTGCGGTGCTGGCGCTGGAGCCCGACCGGGTCCTGCTGCTGCCCGACGGCGACGAGGACCTGTGGTCCGACACCTACGCGGATCTGGTCGCGCTGGCCTGA
- a CDS encoding metal-sulfur cluster assembly factor codes for MTTDHSDLPDVSTAPAGATTTEDVIEAMKDVVDPELGINVVDLGLVYGAEVDEHSNTVLSMTLTSAACPLTDVIEDQTRAALDGLVNDFRIEWVWMPPWGPDKITDDGREMLRALGFNIG; via the coding sequence ATGACCACCGACCACAGCGACCTGCCCGACGTCAGCACCGCGCCCGCGGGTGCCACGACGACCGAGGACGTCATCGAGGCCATGAAGGACGTCGTCGACCCCGAGCTCGGCATCAACGTCGTGGACCTCGGGCTCGTCTACGGCGCCGAGGTCGACGAGCACAGCAACACCGTGCTGTCGATGACCCTCACGTCGGCCGCGTGCCCGCTCACCGACGTCATCGAGGACCAGACCCGCGCTGCGCTCGACGGTCTCGTGAACGACTTCCGGATCGAGTGGGTCTGGATGCCGCCGTGGGGCCCGGACAAGATCACCGACGACGGCCGCGAGATGCTGCGCGCCCTCGGCTTCAACATTGGTTGA
- the sufU gene encoding Fe-S cluster assembly sulfur transfer protein SufU — MNVDSLYQEIILDHYKNPHGAGLREPFEAEVHHVNPTCGDEITLRVHLDGETVADVSYAAEGCSISQASVSVLNELLIGRSVDDGMAVLAAFTELMQGKGQVEPDEDVLEDGIAFAGVAKFPARVKCALLGWMAWKDAVSQALVTTTTTGDTP; from the coding sequence ATGAACGTCGACTCGTTGTACCAGGAGATCATCCTGGACCACTACAAGAACCCGCACGGCGCAGGACTGCGCGAGCCGTTCGAGGCCGAGGTGCACCACGTCAACCCGACGTGCGGGGACGAGATCACCCTGCGGGTCCACCTCGACGGCGAGACCGTCGCCGACGTCTCGTACGCAGCCGAGGGGTGTTCGATCAGCCAGGCCTCGGTGTCGGTGCTGAACGAGCTGCTCATCGGCCGGTCCGTCGACGACGGCATGGCGGTGCTGGCCGCCTTCACCGAGCTCATGCAGGGCAAGGGGCAGGTGGAGCCGGACGAGGACGTGCTCGAGGACGGCATCGCGTTCGCCGGCGTCGCGAAGTTCCCGGCGCGCGTCAAGTGCGCGCTGCTGGGCTGGATGGCTTGGAAGGACGCGGTGTCGCAGGCACTCGTCACCACCACGACCACAGGAGACACACCATGA
- a CDS encoding cysteine desulfurase encodes MGSFDVERVREDFPILQRRLAGDLPLVYLDSANTSQKPRQVVQAMEEHYLQHNANVARAMHQLGAEASEAFEAGRTKVAEFIGAPRREEVVFTKNASEALNLVARVLGDAGRIGAGDEVVISQMEHHSNIVPWQQVTERVGATLRWFGLTPDGRLDLTPIDTLITERTKVVSVTWVSNMLGTINPVDVIIAKAREVGALVVIDASQAVPQIPVDMAALGADFVAFTGHKLVGPTGIGVLWGRYDLLAELPPFLGGGEMIETVTMERTTYAAPPSRFEAGTPPIAQSVGLGAAVDYLSAIGMKQVAEHEQAITAYALERMQEVAGLTVIGPAEPVDRGGAISFTLDGIHPHDVAQLLDSRGVAVRAGHHCAKPAHQVFGVQSTTRASFYLYTTEQEIDVFVDALRHTQSYFGA; translated from the coding sequence ATGGGCAGCTTCGACGTCGAGCGGGTGCGGGAGGACTTCCCGATCCTGCAGCGCCGCCTGGCCGGGGACCTGCCCCTGGTCTACCTCGACAGCGCCAACACCTCGCAGAAGCCCCGCCAGGTCGTGCAGGCCATGGAGGAGCACTACCTGCAGCACAACGCGAACGTGGCACGGGCGATGCACCAGCTGGGGGCCGAGGCCAGTGAGGCGTTCGAGGCGGGCCGTACCAAGGTGGCCGAGTTCATCGGTGCTCCGCGGCGCGAGGAGGTCGTGTTCACCAAGAACGCCTCCGAGGCGTTGAACCTGGTGGCACGGGTGCTCGGCGACGCCGGGCGCATCGGCGCCGGTGACGAGGTCGTCATCAGCCAGATGGAGCACCACTCCAACATCGTGCCGTGGCAGCAGGTGACCGAGCGGGTGGGCGCCACGCTGCGCTGGTTCGGCCTCACCCCGGACGGCCGGCTCGACCTCACCCCCATCGACACCCTGATCACCGAGCGCACCAAGGTCGTCTCGGTCACCTGGGTGTCCAACATGCTGGGGACGATCAACCCGGTCGACGTCATCATCGCCAAGGCGCGCGAGGTCGGCGCCCTCGTCGTCATCGACGCCTCCCAGGCCGTCCCGCAGATCCCCGTCGACATGGCGGCGCTGGGGGCCGACTTCGTCGCCTTCACCGGTCACAAGCTGGTCGGCCCCACCGGCATCGGTGTGCTGTGGGGGCGCTACGACCTGCTCGCCGAGCTGCCGCCGTTCCTCGGCGGCGGCGAGATGATCGAGACCGTCACGATGGAGCGCACCACCTACGCCGCACCGCCGTCCCGCTTCGAGGCCGGCACCCCGCCCATCGCGCAGTCCGTCGGGCTCGGGGCAGCCGTCGACTACCTGTCCGCGATCGGCATGAAGCAGGTCGCCGAGCACGAGCAGGCAATCACCGCCTACGCGCTCGAGCGCATGCAGGAGGTGGCCGGGCTGACGGTCATCGGTCCGGCCGAGCCGGTCGACCGCGGGGGAGCGATCAGCTTCACCCTCGACGGCATCCATCCGCACGACGTCGCCCAGCTGCTCGACAGCCGGGGGGTCGCCGTCCGGGCCGGCCACCACTGCGCCAAGCCCGCGCACCAGGTGTTCGGGGTGCAGTCCACCACCCGCGCCTCGTTCTACCTGTACACGACCGAGCAGGAGATCGACGTCTTCGTCGATGCCCTGCGCCACACCCAGAGCTACTTCGGCGCCTGA
- the sufC gene encoding Fe-S cluster assembly ATPase SufC, translated as MATLEIKNLHVSVNTDDGPQEILKGVDLTVRSGEVHAIMGPNGSGKSTLAYSIAGHPKYDVTEGEVLLDGEDILQLSVDERARAGLFLAMQYPVEVPGVSVANFLRTAKTAVDGEAPKLRTWIKDVNAALERMTLDPTFAQRNVNEGFSGGEKKRHEIAQLELLNPKFAVLDETDSGLDIDALRVVSDGVNRFSGQGDRGVLLITHYTRILQYISPDFVHVFVAGRLAETGGRELADQLEAEGYDKYTRAGV; from the coding sequence ATGGCAACTCTGGAGATCAAGAACCTCCACGTCTCGGTCAACACCGACGACGGACCGCAGGAGATCCTGAAGGGCGTCGACCTCACGGTCCGCTCCGGCGAGGTCCACGCGATCATGGGCCCGAACGGGTCGGGCAAGTCCACGCTCGCCTACTCCATCGCGGGTCACCCCAAGTACGACGTCACCGAGGGCGAGGTGCTGCTCGACGGTGAGGACATCCTGCAGCTGAGCGTCGACGAGAGGGCACGCGCCGGACTGTTCCTGGCGATGCAGTACCCGGTCGAGGTGCCCGGCGTCTCGGTCGCCAACTTCCTGCGGACGGCCAAGACCGCCGTCGACGGCGAGGCGCCCAAGCTGCGCACCTGGATCAAGGACGTCAACGCCGCCCTCGAGCGGATGACCCTCGACCCGACCTTCGCCCAGCGCAACGTCAACGAGGGCTTTTCCGGCGGCGAGAAGAAGCGCCACGAGATCGCCCAGCTGGAGCTGCTCAACCCGAAGTTCGCCGTGCTCGACGAGACCGACTCCGGCCTCGACATCGACGCCCTGCGGGTCGTCTCCGACGGCGTCAACCGGTTCAGCGGCCAGGGTGACCGTGGCGTGCTGCTCATCACGCATTACACGCGGATCCTGCAGTACATCAGCCCGGACTTCGTGCACGTCTTCGTCGCCGGCCGTCTGGCCGAGACCGGTGGGCGCGAGCTGGCCGACCAGCTCGAGGCCGAGGGCTACGACAAGTACACGCGCGCCGGGGTCTGA
- a CDS encoding non-heme iron oxygenase ferredoxin subunit: MSESHAVTGTVVAQLGDVPDGGVLAVTVGGCELALVRDGDEVFALRDECSHAAIALSEGDVEGRTIECWLHGSRFDVTSGAALNLPAVEPVPTYPTTVEDGAVLVVLPEEN, from the coding sequence ATGTCTGAGTCCCACGCAGTCACCGGAACGGTCGTCGCCCAGCTGGGCGACGTGCCGGACGGCGGCGTGCTGGCCGTGACGGTCGGCGGCTGCGAGCTGGCGCTCGTGCGTGACGGCGACGAGGTCTTCGCCCTGCGCGACGAGTGCTCGCACGCCGCCATCGCGCTCTCGGAGGGCGACGTGGAGGGCCGGACCATCGAGTGCTGGCTCCACGGCTCCCGCTTCGACGTCACCTCCGGCGCGGCCCTGAACCTCCCGGCGGTCGAGCCGGTCCCCACCTACCCCACCACCGTCGAGGACGGCGCCGTCCTGGTCGTCCTTCCTGAGGAGAACTGA
- the sufD gene encoding Fe-S cluster assembly protein SufD, protein MTATITDALEHVESHLHPEPSYDLAAHPVPTGREEIWRFTPLKRLRGLLDGAASDAHLQIDSDLPAGVTITAISTDEAVAIGGLAPFDRLAALAVQNAGGALLVDVAANAELDAAARITLRGSAADQLVWGHVVVRIGAHARGTLVLDHLGSSTYAATTTYVVGDGAAVDVISVHDWDDDAVHAGQNGITVGRDATIRFFEFSLGGDLVRTSTNVEYAGPGGTAELLGVYLADAGQHIEHRLFVDHTAPKTRSNVLYKGALQGQDAHTVWVGNVLIRKVAEGIDTFEQNDNLILTDGATADSVPNLEIETGEIAGAGHASTTGRFDDQHLFYLQSRGIPEDEARRLVVRGFFHDIIRRIHVEDLAERLVAAVEEELADV, encoded by the coding sequence ATGACCGCGACCATCACCGACGCGCTGGAGCACGTGGAGTCACACCTGCATCCCGAGCCGTCGTACGACCTGGCGGCCCACCCGGTGCCCACCGGCCGTGAGGAGATCTGGCGCTTCACCCCGCTCAAGCGGCTGCGCGGACTCCTCGACGGCGCGGCGTCCGACGCCCACCTGCAGATCGACTCCGACCTGCCCGCCGGCGTCACCATCACCGCCATCAGCACCGACGAGGCCGTGGCGATCGGCGGGCTCGCACCGTTCGACCGGCTCGCCGCCCTCGCGGTGCAGAACGCCGGGGGAGCGCTGCTCGTCGACGTCGCCGCGAACGCCGAGCTGGACGCCGCCGCCCGCATCACCCTGCGCGGCTCCGCCGCCGACCAGCTGGTCTGGGGGCACGTGGTGGTGCGCATCGGCGCCCACGCCCGCGGCACGCTCGTGCTGGACCACCTGGGCAGCTCCACGTACGCCGCCACGACGACCTACGTGGTCGGTGACGGCGCGGCGGTCGACGTCATCTCGGTCCACGACTGGGACGACGACGCCGTCCACGCCGGTCAGAACGGCATCACCGTCGGCCGTGACGCCACGATCCGGTTCTTCGAGTTCAGCCTCGGGGGCGACCTGGTGCGCACCAGCACCAACGTCGAGTACGCCGGTCCCGGGGGCACGGCCGAGCTGCTCGGGGTCTACCTGGCCGACGCGGGCCAGCACATCGAGCACCGCCTGTTCGTCGACCACACGGCGCCCAAGACCCGCAGCAACGTGCTCTACAAGGGCGCGCTGCAGGGCCAGGACGCGCACACGGTCTGGGTCGGCAACGTGCTCATCCGCAAGGTCGCCGAGGGCATCGACACCTTCGAGCAGAACGACAACCTGATCCTGACCGACGGCGCGACCGCCGACTCGGTCCCCAACCTGGAGATCGAGACCGGCGAGATCGCCGGGGCCGGCCATGCCAGCACGACCGGCCGGTTCGACGACCAGCACCTGTTCTACCTGCAGAGCCGGGGCATCCCGGAGGACGAGGCGCGACGTCTGGTCGTCCGCGGGTTCTTCCACGACATCATCCGTCGCATCCACGTCGAGGACCTCGCCGAGCGCCTGGTCGCGGCCGTGGAGGAGGAGCTGGCCGATGTCTGA